The Tissierellales bacterium genome includes the window ATTCTTCACATACTTCTACACGGCAATACAATTCAACCCAGTTGACTATGCAAATAATTTAAAGCAAAACGGTGGATTTATTCCAGGTATTCGTCCAGGGAAACCAACGGCAGATTACTTAAACCGTGTATTGTCTAGAATTACAATTGTTGGTGCATTAGCATTGGCTTTGATTGCTACGTTACCAGCAATATTAACAACACTTGCTGGATATCCAATCGGCTTCGGGGGAACAGGATTGTTAATCGTTGTAGGTGTTGCATTAGAAACTATGAAACAAATAGAAGCTCAAATGTTGACAAGACATTATAAAGGCTTTCTTAACTAGTTTAGGCGTGTGATTGGTCGGTTGTTTAAAGGAGATGAATAATATGAGAGTTATTCTATTAGGTCCTCCAGGAGCCGGCAAGGGAACACAAGCAACAAGGATAGTTAATGAGTTTAATATCGCACATATTTCTACAGGTGAGATATTTAGACAAAATATCAAAGCTGGGACTGAATTAGGTGAGATTGCAAAACGTTACATTGATCAAGGTATGTTAGTGCCAGATGAAATTGCAATAAATATTATTCGTGATAGATTGCAAAAAGAAGATTGTAAGAACGGTTTTCTATTGGATGGATTTCCAAGAAATGCAATTCAAGCGGATGAATTAGATGAAGTTTTATCGGAGCTTCACATAGAGCTAAATCATGTGGTAAATATTGAAGTAGATGATCAAGTACTCATCGAAAGAATTGTCAATAGGCGAGTTTGTACTGAATGTGAGCATACGTTTCATTTGGTGTATAATCCACCAAAAAATGAGGGCGTGTGTGACATTTGCGGTGCAAAGCTGTATCAACGAGAAGATGATACAGTAGAAACAGTCACTAGAAGATTAGATATTTATCATGAATTGACAAAGCCATTGATTGATTATTATGATCAACATGGCATACTAGTCAGTGTAAATGGCTTACAATCCATCAATGACGTTTTCGGCGACATTGCTAAAGCGATTGGGAGCGAATAGGAATGATAGAATTAAAAAGTCAAAGAGAAATAGAGACTATAAGAAAAGCAAGCAAAATAGTTGCTGAAGCTCATCAATATGTAGCTGAGATTATACGTGCTGGAATGACAACCGCTGAGCTTGATAGAAAAGTTGAAGCGTTTATAATTTCAAAAGGTGGAGTGTCTGCTACAAAGGGTTATGCTGGGTTTCCAGGAGCGCTTTGTTTGTCCATCAATGAGGAGGTAGTTCACGGGATTCCCGGATCTAGAAAAATCAAAGATGGAGATATTGTCTCAGTTGATATCGTAGTTAAATTTGACGGATATTATGGCGATGCTGCTAGAACTATAGCAGTTGGAGAAATATCAGATACAGCTAAAAAACTTATAGAAGTTACAGAGCAGAGCTTTTTTGAAGGAATTAAATTTGCAAGAGAAGGCTATAGACTTTCTGATATTTCGCACGCTATTCAAACATATGTCGAAGAAAATGGATTTTCTGTTGTCAGAGACTATGTTGGACACGGTATTGGCAAGCAAATGCATGAAGATCCTCAGATACCTAATTTTGGTCTTCCTAATCGAGGACCTAGATTAAAAAAAGGAATGGTATTGGCCATAGAACCTATGGTAAATGAAGGTGTCTTCCAAGTTAAAGTCTTAGGTGATGACTGGACAGTTGTAACAAGAGATGGAAAACTATCAGCGCATTATGAAAACACTATTGTTATTACTGAGGATGATCCTGAAATTTTAACAGTATTGTAGGAGGTTACGATGTTAACCACAGAAACAATTGCACTAGCTCAGATTGTAAAATCTAAAGCTGGAAGAGATAAAGGTCGAGTGTTTATAGTCACTGAAATTGTGGACGAAAGCTATGTACACGTCGTGGACGGGGATTTGAGAATGGTTGATCGTCCTAAAAGGAAGAAGATCAAGCATTTACAAGTTACTGACACGATTCTAAGAGAACTTGTAGAAGCTATTAAGACAGGCTCTTTACAAGATGCGCAAGTTAGAAAGACACTTGATATATATAAAAAGTAAAGGAATGGGGGTTAAAAAACCTTATGTCCAAACAAGATGTCATAGAATTAGAAGGAACTGTAGTTGAAGCATTACCAAATGCTATGTTCAAGGTAAAATTAGAAAACGACCACATAGTACTAGCTCACATATCAGGTAAATTGAGAATGAATTTTATAAGAATTCTTCCTGGTGATCGCGTTACGCTCGAGTTGTCTCCTTATGACTTAACGAGAGGTAGGATTACTTGGAGGAAGAAGTAATAAGGAGGGATTACGAAATGAAAGTAAGACCATCAGTAAAAAAGATTTGTGAAAAATGTAAAGTTATCAGAAGAAAAGGTAAAGTAATGGTTATTTGTGAGAACCCTAAACACAAGCAAGTACAAGGCTAGTCATAGTATAGGAGGTGTGAGTTAATGGCCAGAATAGCAGGTATCGACTTGCCAAGAGAGAAAAGAGTTGAGATCGGTTTAACGTATATATTCGGAATCGGTCGTTCAAGATCAAATGAAATCTTGGCAAAGGCTAATGTAAATCCAGAAACAAGAATTAAAGATCTTACAGAAGATGAAGTTGCTCGTTTAAGAAGCACTATCGGAGAATACACAGTTGAAGGTGATTTAAGAAGAGAAGTCATCATGGACATCAAACGTCTTAGAGATATCAACTGTTACAGAGGTATTCGTCATAAAAAAGGTCTTCCAGTTCGCGGACAAAATACAAAAAACAACGCTAGAACGAGAAAAGGACCTAAGAAACTCGCTAGCAAGAAGAAAAAGAAATAATTAAAATGCTAGAGTAAAGGAGGGAATGACATGGCAGCAAAAAAAGTAGCGCGTAAAACTCGTGTGAAAAAGAGAGCGCGTAAAAACATCGAAAAAGGACAGGCACATATTAGATCGACATTTAACAATACAATTGTTACAATTACAGATATGAGCGGAAACGCAATTGCATGGGCAAGTGCTGGTCAATTAGGTTTCAGAGGATCTAGAAAATCAACTCCATTTGCAGCGCAAATGGCAGCAGAACAGGCAGCAGCTCAATCTATGGAGCATGGCTTAAAAACTGTAGAAGTTTATGTTAAAGGCCCTGGTTCAGGACGTGAAGCAGCAATCAGATCACTTCAAGCTGCAGGCTTAGAAGTTACATTGATTAAAGACGTTACGCCAGTTCCTCACAATGGTTGTAGACCACCTAAGAGAAGAAGAGTATAATTGTGATACAAGAGTCTTGTTTCACACCCTCAATTAAATATCGATAAAGGAGGGGCACGATGATAGAAATAGAAAAACCAAAAATTGAGTTAGTTGAAAAAAAAGAAGATAATTCATACGGTAAGTTTGTAGTAGAACCTTTGGAGAGAGGATATGGTATTACTTTAGGAAATGCTCTTAGAAGAATATTATTATCTTCATTACCAGGCGCTGCAGTATCGTCTATTAGAATTCAAAATATTTATCACGAATTTTCTACAATTCCAGGTGTAGCAGAAGATGTGACAGAAATCATTTTAAATTTAAAAGAAATGACAGCGAATATGACTACAGAGGAACCACAAACACTAATCATTGATACAAGTGAACCGGGACCTATTTTGGCAGGCGATATTACGGTACCTTCAGATGTAGAGATTTTAAACAAAGATTTAAAAATAGCTACTTTAGAAGCAAACTCTCATTTATATATGGAGATGCAGATGGTGAAGGGCCGTGGATACGTGCCAGCTGAAAAGAACAAAAGTGAAAATGACCCTATTGGTGTTATCGCTATTGATTCTATATTTACACCGGTTAAAAAAGTGAATTATAAAATCGAAAGCACTCGAGTAGGTGAAAGTGCAGACTACGATAAATTAGTACTTGAAGTTTGGACTGATGGTAGTATATCTCCAGAGGAAGCAACTTCATTAGGTGCTAAAATTATGAGTGAACACTTAAACTTGTTTATTACTTTAACTGATCATGTTAGTGATGTTGAAATCATGGTAGAAAAAGAAGAAGACATCAAGGAAAAAGTTTTGGAAATGACTATTGAAGAATTAGATCTTTCAGTTAGATCATACAACTGCTTGAAACGAGCTGGAATTAATACAGTTGAAGAATTAAGCAGAAAAACAGATGAAGACATGATGAAAGTTAGAAACTTAGGTCGTAAATCGCTCGAAGAAGTTCAAAAGAAACTTATTGAACTTGGATTAGGCTTGAGACAAGGTGATGAATAAGGTTTGAAGCTAAGGGAGGGATAACGATGGCTAAAAACAAGAAATTAGGACGTCCAACAGATCAGCGTATGGCTATGCTGAGAAACTTAACTACTAGTTTATTAAGAAGTGGTAGAATTGAGACGACTTATCCTAAAGCAAAAGAAACAAAAAGAATGGCTGAGAAAATGATTACTTTAGCAAAAAGAGGAGACTTGCATGCTAGACGTCAGGTACTATCAGTTGTTTATGATAAAGAAGTAGTAGCGACTTTATTTGATGAGATTGCTCCAAAGTATCAAGAGAGAAATGGTGGCTATACAAGAATCTACAAAATGGGACCTCGTCGTGGCGATGGTGCTGAAGTAGCTATTATCGAATTAGTATAGGAAGAAGGACTAAGTTTTAAGTGGCTTAGTCCCTTTTTTTATTTAAAAACTAAATACATATGGAATTTATATACGAATTTAATTTACTTTAACGTAGATATATTAGCTATAATTTGGTACAATAGTGCATGGAATCCTTTTTAATGTGGGTTTTATATTGAAAATAATCGATAAAAGGAGCACATACTATGAAAAAAATCATAGAAATTAAAAACTTAACTTATGAGTATAAAAATGACGAAGAAATAGATGTTGCAGCGGTTGATAATGTGACGCTAGATATATATGAGGGAGAATTTTTGGTAGTATTAGGACATAATGGATCAGGTAAGTCAACCTTAGCAAAGCAAATAAATGCACTTTCGCTTCCAACTAGAGGAGATGTTATAGTTAAAGGTATGAATACTAAAGATTCTGAGGAAATTTGGAATATAAGAAAAACAGCTGGAATGGTATTTCAAAATCCTGACAATCAATTAGTAGCGACTATAGTAGAAGAAGACGTTGCGTTTGGTCCGGAAAATTTAGGAATTGAACCGGAAG containing:
- a CDS encoding KOW domain-containing RNA-binding protein; this translates as MLTTETIALAQIVKSKAGRDKGRVFIVTEIVDESYVHVVDGDLRMVDRPKRKKIKHLQVTDTILRELVEAIKTGSLQDAQVRKTLDIYKK
- a CDS encoding DNA-directed RNA polymerase subunit alpha, producing MIEIEKPKIELVEKKEDNSYGKFVVEPLERGYGITLGNALRRILLSSLPGAAVSSIRIQNIYHEFSTIPGVAEDVTEIILNLKEMTANMTTEEPQTLIIDTSEPGPILAGDITVPSDVEILNKDLKIATLEANSHLYMEMQMVKGRGYVPAEKNKSENDPIGVIAIDSIFTPVKKVNYKIESTRVGESADYDKLVLEVWTDGSISPEEATSLGAKIMSEHLNLFITLTDHVSDVEIMVEKEEDIKEKVLEMTIEELDLSVRSYNCLKRAGINTVEELSRKTDEDMMKVRNLGRKSLEEVQKKLIELGLGLRQGDE
- a CDS encoding adenylate kinase codes for the protein MRVILLGPPGAGKGTQATRIVNEFNIAHISTGEIFRQNIKAGTELGEIAKRYIDQGMLVPDEIAINIIRDRLQKEDCKNGFLLDGFPRNAIQADELDEVLSELHIELNHVVNIEVDDQVLIERIVNRRVCTECEHTFHLVYNPPKNEGVCDICGAKLYQREDDTVETVTRRLDIYHELTKPLIDYYDQHGILVSVNGLQSINDVFGDIAKAIGSE
- the rpsM gene encoding 30S ribosomal protein S13 — protein: MARIAGIDLPREKRVEIGLTYIFGIGRSRSNEILAKANVNPETRIKDLTEDEVARLRSTIGEYTVEGDLRREVIMDIKRLRDINCYRGIRHKKGLPVRGQNTKNNARTRKGPKKLASKKKKK
- the rplQ gene encoding 50S ribosomal protein L17 gives rise to the protein MAKNKKLGRPTDQRMAMLRNLTTSLLRSGRIETTYPKAKETKRMAEKMITLAKRGDLHARRQVLSVVYDKEVVATLFDEIAPKYQERNGGYTRIYKMGPRRGDGAEVAIIELV
- the infA gene encoding translation initiation factor IF-1 encodes the protein MSKQDVIELEGTVVEALPNAMFKVKLENDHIVLAHISGKLRMNFIRILPGDRVTLELSPYDLTRGRITWRKK
- the rpsK gene encoding 30S ribosomal protein S11; the encoded protein is MAAKKVARKTRVKKRARKNIEKGQAHIRSTFNNTIVTITDMSGNAIAWASAGQLGFRGSRKSTPFAAQMAAEQAAAQSMEHGLKTVEVYVKGPGSGREAAIRSLQAAGLEVTLIKDVTPVPHNGCRPPKRRRV
- the map gene encoding type I methionyl aminopeptidase, encoding MIELKSQREIETIRKASKIVAEAHQYVAEIIRAGMTTAELDRKVEAFIISKGGVSATKGYAGFPGALCLSINEEVVHGIPGSRKIKDGDIVSVDIVVKFDGYYGDAARTIAVGEISDTAKKLIEVTEQSFFEGIKFAREGYRLSDISHAIQTYVEENGFSVVRDYVGHGIGKQMHEDPQIPNFGLPNRGPRLKKGMVLAIEPMVNEGVFQVKVLGDDWTVVTRDGKLSAHYENTIVITEDDPEILTVL
- the rpmJ gene encoding 50S ribosomal protein L36, producing MKVRPSVKKICEKCKVIRRKGKVMVICENPKHKQVQG